A single Crateriforma conspicua DNA region contains:
- a CDS encoding glycosyltransferase, which translates to MRIDFVITELFVGGAEKCLTELAIGLHASGDDVRVFSIAPLPQGPQAKFVDRLSGHGIDIVTAGTSHPRGAAKAYTTLKRWMAARPADICQTFLFHANVLGTHASAAATPSTVRIGGLRVAEPIRWRNWLERTAVRRMDVLVCVSNQTQAFASEHLRAKASQLRVIPNGIDVASFADVQPADWSTWGWPRDSQVTLFVGRLHPQKGLDLLQDQIDTIAPVGSHQRLCLVGDGPLRDDLVRWSESVGHDRVRVLPWQSEVAPLMKAARLLVLPSRYEGMPNVVLEAMAVGTPVVCSRVEGSEELLGHRHHEQTFAPEDSVTMARLIQRMQSDDDLCQLLSDENRRVVQDRFSTVGMIEHYRQVYQDLLVARSQTG; encoded by the coding sequence ATGCGAATCGATTTCGTCATCACCGAACTGTTCGTCGGAGGCGCCGAAAAATGCCTGACCGAATTGGCCATCGGACTTCACGCATCCGGCGACGACGTCCGTGTGTTTTCCATCGCCCCCCTGCCCCAAGGGCCGCAAGCCAAATTCGTTGACCGCTTGTCCGGTCACGGCATCGACATCGTCACGGCGGGAACCTCGCATCCGCGAGGCGCGGCCAAGGCTTACACAACCTTGAAACGATGGATGGCGGCGCGACCCGCCGATATCTGCCAGACCTTTCTATTCCACGCCAACGTCCTAGGCACTCACGCATCGGCGGCCGCAACGCCGTCGACGGTGCGGATCGGTGGCCTGCGTGTCGCCGAACCGATTCGCTGGCGCAACTGGCTGGAACGAACCGCGGTGCGTCGCATGGACGTGCTGGTCTGCGTCAGCAATCAAACACAGGCCTTCGCATCGGAGCACCTGCGTGCGAAAGCGTCACAGTTGCGGGTGATCCCTAACGGCATCGATGTTGCCAGCTTTGCAGACGTCCAACCGGCCGACTGGTCGACGTGGGGATGGCCCAGGGATAGCCAGGTCACACTGTTTGTCGGACGTCTGCACCCGCAAAAGGGCCTGGATTTACTGCAAGACCAGATCGATACCATCGCACCCGTCGGTTCCCACCAACGGCTTTGCCTGGTCGGCGATGGCCCACTGCGAGACGACCTGGTGCGTTGGTCAGAATCGGTCGGGCACGACCGGGTCCGGGTTTTGCCGTGGCAAAGCGAGGTCGCACCGCTGATGAAAGCGGCCAGGTTGTTGGTTCTGCCCAGCCGTTACGAAGGGATGCCCAACGTGGTCCTGGAAGCCATGGCCGTGGGCACTCCGGTTGTGTGCAGTCGCGTCGAAGGCAGCGAAGAACTGCTGGGACACCGGCATCACGAACAAACATTTGCACCGGAGGATTCCGTCACCATGGCACGGTTGATTCAGCGGATGCAGAGCGACGACGACCTGTGCCAATTACTTTCCGATGAAAACCGCCGCGTGGTTCAAGATCGATTCTCAACCGTTGGCATGATCGAACACTATCGCCAAGTCTACCAAGACCTGCTTGTTGCTCGATCACAGACCGGGTAA
- the recO gene encoding DNA repair protein RecO: protein MIGETSIAVVLRTVEFSETSLIVTMLSRDFGRLSALAKGARRPKGPFEGSLDLLSVCRVVVIRKPHAGLDLLTEAKLHRRFRAAEKSLERTYAGYYVAEMLRLLTDDHDPLPELYDLTIQTLTQIDGTGNVPMALLRFDTAALKLLGNAPGLDRCTHCGSSIQPESRLSFALDAGGLVCQTCRSRQQQVISLGRETVDILRGLFGLPLDVPQADPFASRHYGPIRTLINRYLQSLLGKSPRMMPYLPNQLETEFNGRGVK, encoded by the coding sequence TTGATCGGTGAAACTTCCATCGCCGTGGTGCTACGGACGGTCGAATTCAGCGAAACCAGTTTGATCGTCACGATGCTCAGTCGGGACTTCGGACGCTTGTCGGCACTGGCCAAAGGGGCCCGTCGCCCGAAAGGTCCTTTCGAAGGTTCGCTTGACCTGTTGTCGGTCTGTCGTGTAGTCGTCATTCGCAAACCGCATGCGGGACTCGATCTGTTGACCGAGGCCAAGCTGCATCGCCGGTTCCGCGCGGCTGAAAAATCGCTGGAACGGACCTACGCCGGCTACTACGTCGCAGAAATGTTGCGGTTGCTGACGGATGATCACGATCCCCTGCCCGAACTGTACGACTTGACGATCCAAACCTTGACGCAAATCGACGGGACCGGAAACGTCCCCATGGCGCTGCTGCGTTTCGACACCGCGGCGTTGAAACTGCTGGGCAATGCCCCCGGCCTGGATCGCTGTACGCATTGTGGTTCGTCGATCCAGCCGGAATCACGTTTGTCGTTCGCCTTGGACGCCGGTGGATTGGTCTGCCAAACCTGTCGATCGCGACAGCAACAGGTGATCTCACTGGGTCGCGAAACGGTCGACATTCTGCGCGGGCTGTTCGGCTTGCCCTTGGACGTCCCCCAAGCGGATCCGTTTGCTTCCCGGCATTACGGTCCGATTCGGACGCTGATCAACCGATACTTGCAATCGCTGCTGGGCAAATCGCCACGGATGATGCCGTACCTGCCCAACCAACTGGAAACGGAATTCAACGGTCGAGGCGTGAAATGA
- the lptE gene encoding LPS assembly lipoprotein LptE — protein MTVGSAGCAPYQFGNAGLFPSGIRTVHVPSVRNETFRHELGPQLHEALVREIEMRTPYKVTDSSVADSTLVCTIQSEIKHVLTETDSDDPRALDAAVVVNANWIGRGGVALMQDSVIPEKLSGITFSSDSRMVPEAGQSIDTTNLENVEFIASRIVSQMESRW, from the coding sequence ATGACGGTCGGCAGTGCCGGGTGTGCCCCCTATCAGTTCGGCAACGCAGGTTTGTTTCCATCCGGCATTCGCACCGTTCACGTGCCGTCGGTCCGCAACGAAACGTTTCGTCATGAACTCGGACCACAGCTGCACGAAGCACTCGTCCGTGAAATCGAAATGCGGACGCCATACAAAGTCACCGACAGCTCGGTGGCCGACAGCACGCTGGTGTGCACGATCCAATCGGAAATCAAGCATGTGCTGACCGAAACCGACAGCGACGATCCTCGCGCGCTGGACGCGGCCGTTGTCGTCAATGCAAACTGGATCGGTCGTGGCGGTGTAGCGTTGATGCAAGACAGCGTGATTCCGGAAAAGCTTTCGGGGATCACTTTTAGTAGCGATTCGCGAATGGTCCCGGAAGCCGGTCAGTCGATCGACACCACCAACCTGGAAAATGTCGAATTCATCGCTTCGCGAATCGTGTCTCAAATGGAAAGTCGCTGGTAG
- a CDS encoding tetratricopeptide repeat protein, which produces MKSAPQPSPISSSRRCRNALTTTWSLVALACVTGCQSIPGTPTGFGEIFGRPDESVNAVDEPPARENLISQVSHTTESDIEATAADKTTWETTQDQATSVMNFVTGREQVDHSKAKDLYQQGDAEFRRASGMDRQEAQDAFLGAAKLFKRAAEAAPGTAIEQDAMMMRGESLFFADRLPDAVDVYQTLQKDFPRNRHNDRVAARLFSISRYWIDVERATEDDWFTLDLFDRTKPRLDADGNAVRVLDQIRYDDPTGRLADDATMAAAAEYIRQGKFEMADEFLTDLRESFPDSEHLFLAHLMGIRCKLEVYAGPHYSALLLDEADKLVKQTRTRFPDKMRDQKYADMVARAAAEIDYLKAEKLFKRAQYRDKQKYFGAAAGYYQRILDNYPDTPFAETARERLQAVNDQPVRPAKRLSWLQNLFPDRGNNKPPLEPTYETILR; this is translated from the coding sequence ATGAAATCAGCCCCCCAACCAAGTCCGATCTCGTCGTCCCGGCGATGCCGAAACGCATTGACCACGACCTGGTCGTTGGTCGCATTGGCTTGCGTCACCGGATGCCAATCGATCCCGGGGACGCCAACAGGGTTCGGCGAAATCTTTGGCCGCCCCGATGAATCGGTGAACGCAGTAGACGAGCCGCCGGCACGTGAAAACCTGATTTCCCAAGTCAGTCACACGACCGAAAGTGACATCGAAGCGACCGCCGCCGACAAGACCACGTGGGAAACCACCCAAGACCAGGCGACCAGCGTGATGAACTTCGTCACCGGACGCGAACAGGTCGACCATTCGAAAGCCAAAGACCTGTATCAGCAGGGTGACGCGGAATTCCGACGTGCCAGCGGCATGGATCGCCAGGAAGCGCAAGACGCTTTTCTGGGCGCAGCCAAACTGTTCAAACGTGCGGCCGAAGCCGCACCGGGCACCGCGATCGAACAAGACGCCATGATGATGCGTGGCGAAAGTCTGTTCTTTGCCGATCGATTGCCCGACGCGGTCGACGTCTATCAAACGCTGCAAAAAGACTTTCCCCGCAACCGTCATAACGACCGTGTCGCCGCGCGACTGTTTTCGATCAGCCGTTACTGGATCGATGTTGAAAGGGCGACCGAAGACGACTGGTTCACGCTCGACCTTTTTGATCGCACCAAGCCGCGTTTGGATGCCGACGGAAATGCCGTCCGCGTCCTGGACCAAATCCGCTACGACGACCCGACCGGACGGCTGGCCGACGATGCGACGATGGCCGCTGCCGCCGAATACATTCGCCAAGGTAAATTCGAAATGGCGGATGAATTCTTGACCGACCTACGAGAATCGTTTCCCGACAGCGAACACCTGTTCTTGGCCCACCTGATGGGCATCCGGTGCAAGCTGGAAGTTTACGCCGGCCCGCACTACAGCGCCCTGCTGTTGGACGAAGCCGACAAACTGGTCAAACAAACGCGGACCCGCTTCCCCGACAAAATGCGGGACCAAAAGTACGCCGACATGGTCGCACGTGCGGCCGCAGAAATCGATTACTTGAAAGCCGAAAAGCTGTTCAAACGCGCCCAGTATCGTGACAAGCAAAAATACTTCGGCGCCGCGGCCGGCTACTATCAACGGATCTTGGACAATTATCCCGACACGCCGTTTGCCGAAACCGCCCGCGAACGATTGCAAGCGGTCAATGATCAACCAGTGCGTCCGGCCAAGCGTTTGTCGTGGTTGCAAAACCTGTTCCCCGATCGTGGCAACAACAAGCCACCGCTGGAACCGACCTACGAAACCATTCTGCGCTAA
- the folP gene encoding dihydropteroate synthase yields MTSKDPATHWNLGRRVLDLTGAPRIMGILNVTPDSFSDGGQFNTINLAVAAAKRMRDEGADIIDIGGESTRPYADPVDADEERRRVLPVIERLAADLDIPISIDTQKAVVAREAVAAGADIINDVSGLQGDPEMLDVALRCDAGVCIMHMRGTPQTMQDDPTYDDVVAEIAEYLTERRQDTVAAGIDESRICLDPGIGFGKTHEHNLQLLKATDRFVALGSPVMIGHSRKGFIGKLIGDKQADRTAGTLGVSLAVAAAGAHVIRVHDVKNTRDALTLFEASGGLGSRKA; encoded by the coding sequence ATGACATCGAAAGACCCCGCCACGCATTGGAATCTGGGACGCCGCGTGCTGGATTTGACCGGTGCTCCCCGCATCATGGGGATTCTGAACGTCACCCCCGACAGTTTTTCCGATGGCGGGCAATTCAACACCATCAACTTGGCGGTGGCGGCCGCCAAACGGATGCGTGACGAAGGTGCCGACATCATCGACATCGGTGGCGAAAGCACGCGGCCCTACGCCGATCCCGTCGACGCCGACGAGGAACGCCGACGCGTGTTGCCCGTGATCGAACGATTGGCCGCGGACTTGGACATCCCGATCAGCATCGACACGCAAAAGGCCGTGGTCGCTCGAGAAGCGGTCGCCGCGGGTGCCGATATCATCAACGACGTGTCAGGATTGCAGGGTGATCCCGAGATGCTGGACGTCGCCCTGCGGTGCGACGCCGGCGTCTGCATCATGCACATGCGGGGCACTCCGCAAACCATGCAAGACGATCCGACGTACGATGATGTCGTCGCCGAAATTGCGGAATACCTGACGGAGCGCCGTCAGGACACGGTCGCCGCGGGCATCGACGAATCCAGAATCTGTCTGGATCCGGGCATCGGTTTCGGCAAGACACATGAACACAACTTGCAACTCTTAAAAGCCACCGATCGATTCGTGGCCTTGGGATCACCGGTGATGATCGGGCATTCACGAAAAGGCTTCATCGGCAAACTGATCGGTGACAAACAGGCCGATCGCACCGCGGGAACATTGGGCGTCAGTCTGGCCGTCGCGGCCGCCGGTGCACACGTGATTCGTGTCCATGACGTGAAAAACACCCGGGACGCATTGACCCTGTTTGAAGCCTCCGGCGGTCTGGGCAGCCGAAAAGCCTGA
- a CDS encoding DUF11 domain-containing protein, translating into MQRGTLSRYLMHGMLATASVFTLAVPAMAQSATQAQPAVTHAVGGNAAHDGSMIRQVIGKQPSSQPRRALNIFGGRTTSSSSSSSSSSSGRGLLDGLFGSRSSSSSSAGTAAAPINPGSVPAPEPADWDGIPYHQVQSSNSRNVPQPIRDPSATANTSRPAPMPRPAPAPRTTTPQPQLSNVPKPPADDTRIVRRRTTSTIDVPTVDQPAVVSRSTSPLSDQSSSRRSSRLSSRDMTEEKLSAVESIQQRRREIRSDDSIDDLVPRVARRKLTPTEETKAKTQAKTNAPASADVAESKPQTSGSSRRQAETPQSKNTVAKAEAKPAPTPKQPVPSAEVTTIAKTSAAPVQQDVALTPPADTATATESATTLQPPTSQPYAASQPSPSLAIPPAPSDAPAAPTGNATTNGQLAGYPNKDTVSTPPALQMPPAASNLSKTESTNSADNFAATDPYGQRDAAALSMPANAASSTAASEPATTEKQLSASGSSVTEVNQGGIPAMSIPATSDRSTRQLNAGETAVATELPSIRVITQGPAEMMIRQTRPYVVRVENRGSIDAEGLLVRALVPDWAEVKGQQTTDGSVESGPEDSAERLVWTIDRLPAGHSETLTMQLKAMRSGLYDVDVDWTLVPQRSVAKVRVQQPKLALFIDGPDEVVYGESESYKVRVLNPGDGVAPNVVFTLSPNSATPQSQKVGDIPAGKEAQFEVELTAQDLEDLRIHGLAAGDLELRAEAEKVIRVSAAKFEAVLSGPELKYQNSEASYHLDLQNVGTAVSKHVVATLTLPPGVKYLGGLDGASVNGSQLRWKIDSLSPKAGRSYDFRCQMTTTGEQVFAFDCRGTAAGKAEVSLGTAVEAIADLVLSINDPPAPAPVDQDVMYEIVVRNRGSKEARQVRAIAQFSHGIEPTRITGQTGEVLTGQVLFDPIDRIAPGQEIRLQVVARAQNDGHHRFRTEIRSGDITLMAEEATHYMNPRSDRVSRRSTDASNR; encoded by the coding sequence ATGCAACGCGGCACCCTTTCCCGTTACTTGATGCACGGCATGCTGGCCACCGCCAGCGTGTTTACTTTGGCCGTTCCAGCGATGGCTCAATCGGCGACGCAGGCACAGCCAGCGGTGACACACGCTGTCGGCGGCAATGCGGCACACGACGGATCAATGATTCGTCAGGTGATCGGCAAGCAGCCCAGCAGCCAGCCGCGCCGTGCCCTGAATATCTTCGGCGGACGCACGACGTCGTCGTCCAGCAGCAGTAGTAGCAGCAGCAGCGGTCGCGGGTTGTTGGACGGATTGTTCGGCAGCCGATCGTCGTCATCTTCGTCGGCCGGGACCGCTGCGGCACCGATCAATCCCGGCAGCGTGCCGGCGCCCGAACCGGCGGATTGGGACGGCATTCCCTATCACCAGGTGCAATCGTCCAACAGCCGCAATGTGCCACAGCCCATTCGGGATCCGTCGGCGACCGCGAACACCTCGCGACCGGCGCCCATGCCGCGTCCGGCACCGGCACCCCGGACAACGACGCCGCAACCGCAGTTGTCCAACGTTCCAAAGCCGCCCGCCGATGACACTCGCATCGTTCGTCGTCGCACCACCAGCACGATCGACGTCCCCACGGTCGACCAACCCGCCGTCGTCAGTCGTTCGACCAGCCCGCTGTCGGATCAGTCCAGCAGTCGCCGGTCGTCGCGTCTGTCCAGCCGTGATATGACCGAGGAAAAGCTGTCCGCCGTCGAAAGCATTCAGCAGCGTCGTCGCGAGATCCGAAGCGATGATTCCATCGACGATTTGGTGCCGCGTGTCGCTCGCCGAAAGTTGACGCCGACCGAAGAAACCAAGGCGAAGACGCAGGCAAAGACCAACGCCCCGGCATCGGCCGACGTCGCAGAATCGAAGCCCCAGACGAGCGGATCGTCACGTCGCCAAGCCGAAACACCGCAGTCGAAGAATACTGTCGCCAAAGCCGAAGCAAAGCCGGCACCGACGCCCAAACAGCCGGTGCCTTCGGCAGAAGTCACGACCATCGCCAAGACATCTGCCGCTCCGGTGCAACAAGATGTTGCGTTAACGCCGCCGGCCGACACGGCAACCGCGACCGAATCGGCAACGACACTGCAACCACCGACTTCGCAGCCCTACGCGGCATCCCAGCCGTCGCCCAGCTTGGCGATTCCGCCGGCTCCCAGCGACGCGCCCGCTGCGCCGACCGGCAACGCCACCACCAACGGACAATTGGCCGGTTATCCCAACAAAGACACCGTCAGCACGCCACCGGCGCTGCAGATGCCGCCCGCGGCTAGCAACCTGTCCAAAACCGAATCGACGAACAGTGCCGACAATTTCGCGGCCACCGATCCGTACGGCCAACGCGATGCCGCCGCCCTGTCGATGCCCGCGAACGCTGCATCGTCCACCGCGGCATCCGAACCGGCGACGACTGAAAAACAGTTGTCGGCCAGCGGTTCATCCGTGACCGAGGTCAACCAGGGCGGCATCCCCGCGATGTCGATCCCGGCGACCTCGGATCGGTCGACACGCCAGTTGAACGCCGGCGAGACAGCCGTTGCAACCGAATTGCCGTCCATCCGTGTGATCACGCAAGGCCCGGCGGAGATGATGATTCGCCAGACTCGTCCCTATGTCGTCCGCGTGGAAAACCGCGGCAGCATTGACGCCGAAGGCTTGTTGGTGCGTGCGTTGGTCCCGGACTGGGCCGAAGTCAAAGGCCAGCAAACGACCGACGGCAGCGTGGAAAGTGGCCCCGAGGATTCCGCCGAACGTTTGGTTTGGACGATCGATCGCTTGCCCGCCGGACACAGCGAAACGTTGACCATGCAGCTCAAAGCGATGCGTAGCGGCTTGTACGACGTCGATGTCGATTGGACGCTGGTGCCACAGCGCAGTGTCGCCAAGGTGCGTGTCCAGCAACCGAAGTTGGCTCTGTTCATCGACGGTCCCGACGAAGTCGTCTACGGCGAATCGGAATCCTACAAGGTTCGCGTGCTGAACCCCGGCGATGGGGTTGCCCCGAACGTCGTGTTCACGCTGTCACCAAATTCCGCGACGCCTCAATCGCAAAAGGTCGGTGACATTCCGGCCGGCAAGGAAGCACAGTTCGAAGTCGAACTGACGGCCCAGGACTTGGAAGACTTGCGTATTCACGGTTTGGCCGCGGGCGATCTGGAACTGCGTGCCGAAGCGGAAAAAGTCATCCGCGTCAGTGCCGCCAAGTTTGAAGCCGTGTTGAGCGGTCCCGAACTGAAGTACCAAAACAGCGAAGCGTCCTATCACTTGGACCTGCAAAACGTCGGCACCGCCGTCAGCAAGCACGTCGTAGCGACGCTGACTCTGCCGCCCGGTGTGAAGTACTTGGGTGGGCTGGACGGAGCCAGCGTCAATGGCAGTCAGTTGCGATGGAAGATCGATTCGCTGTCGCCCAAGGCAGGACGCAGCTATGACTTCCGCTGTCAGATGACGACGACCGGCGAACAAGTCTTTGCGTTCGATTGCCGCGGTACCGCCGCCGGCAAAGCGGAAGTCAGCTTGGGAACCGCAGTCGAAGCCATCGCCGACTTGGTGTTGTCGATCAACGACCCGCCGGCGCCCGCACCCGTCGACCAAGACGTGATGTACGAAATCGTTGTTCGCAACCGCGGCAGCAAGGAAGCACGTCAAGTGCGTGCCATCGCCCAGTTCAGTCACGGCATCGAACCGACCCGGATCACGGGACAAACCGGCGAAGTGTTGACCGGACAGGTCTTGTTCGACCCGATCGATCGTATCGCTCCGGGGCAAGAAATCCGGCTGCAGGTGGTCGCACGAGCCCAGAATGATGGTCATCACCGATTCCGGACTGAGATCCGCAGCGGTGACATCACGCTGATGGCCGAAGAAGCGACCCACTACATGAACCCGCGTAGTGATCGCGTCAGCCGTCGCAGCACGGACGCCAGCAATCGCTGA
- the acnA gene encoding aconitate hydratase AcnA, whose translation MTFDPFGVRDSFDTGNGSATIYRLSRLEDAGLGKISQLPFSIRVLLEAVLRNCDGFQVTEDDVKNLAGWNAAAPAKAEVPFKPYRVVLQDFTGVPAVVDLAAMRSAMQRIGGDPEKINPLIPVDLVIDHSVQVDFFGDATALQHNVEIEFQRNRERYEFLKWGQQAFNNFSVVPPNVGIVHQVNLEYLASVVALKDTPDGPVAVPDTLVGTDSHTTMINGLGVLGWGVGGIEAEANMLGQPLYMLMPEVVGFELTGALPSGATATDMVLRVVEILREEGVVGKFVEFFGTGMNEMSVADRATIANMAPEYGATMGFFPVDDLTLHYLRQTGRDDAGVQLVERYCKEQGLFRTDDGPTLQYTKRLSLDLSTVEPSLAGPKRPQDRIPLNRMKDAFEASLTAPVGKTGFGLGGDDLARIGKVSDNGHSTEIKHGAVVIAAITSCTNTSNPSVMVGAGLLAQKAVERGLSVPHYVKTSLAPGSRVVTEYLNKAGLTESLNNLGFNTVGYGCTTCIGNSGPLPEPVAAAITSGDLIASAVLSGNRNFEGRVNPLTKANYLASPPLVVAYALAGTVDIDLATEPIGTDKDGQPVMLADIWPTADEVADAIRSSIDPSMFTEQYQAAVGGNDLWNAIDAAGGAIYPWDDSSTYIQHPPFLDAVKDDTVPDVSPIHGARVLALLADSVTTDHISPAGAIASDGPAGKYLQEKGVGIRDFNSFGSRRGNDRVMVRGTFANIRIRNQLAPGTEGGVTRYLPTGETMSIYDASMKYQADGTPLVVLAGSEYGTGSSRDWAAKGTMMLGVKAVIAASYERIHRSNLVGMGVLPLEFADGATWQSLGLTGEESIDIPDLSNDLEPRSTITVTATDVNGNAKSFPCVVRIDTPVELQYYRNGGILPTVLRNLTAK comes from the coding sequence GTGACTTTCGATCCTTTCGGCGTTCGTGATTCTTTCGATACCGGCAACGGTTCCGCCACCATTTATCGTCTCAGCCGGCTGGAAGACGCCGGTCTGGGAAAAATCAGCCAGTTGCCATTTTCCATCCGCGTGCTTTTAGAAGCCGTGCTGCGAAACTGCGACGGATTCCAGGTCACCGAGGACGACGTCAAGAACTTGGCCGGCTGGAACGCGGCGGCACCCGCCAAGGCCGAGGTTCCTTTCAAGCCCTACCGAGTCGTTCTGCAGGATTTCACGGGCGTTCCCGCCGTCGTTGACTTGGCCGCCATGCGTTCGGCGATGCAGCGAATCGGTGGTGATCCCGAAAAGATCAATCCATTGATCCCGGTCGACCTGGTGATCGACCACAGTGTCCAAGTCGACTTCTTTGGTGACGCCACGGCACTGCAGCACAACGTTGAAATCGAATTCCAACGCAACCGCGAACGGTACGAATTCTTGAAGTGGGGCCAACAAGCCTTCAATAACTTCTCCGTCGTCCCGCCCAACGTCGGCATCGTCCACCAGGTCAACCTGGAATACCTGGCCAGCGTCGTCGCACTGAAGGACACCCCCGATGGTCCGGTCGCCGTTCCCGACACTTTGGTCGGCACCGACAGCCACACGACGATGATCAATGGCCTGGGCGTCCTGGGCTGGGGCGTCGGCGGGATCGAAGCCGAAGCCAACATGCTGGGCCAACCGCTGTACATGTTGATGCCAGAGGTCGTCGGATTCGAATTGACCGGTGCTCTGCCCAGCGGCGCGACCGCCACCGACATGGTGCTGCGGGTCGTCGAAATCCTTCGCGAAGAAGGCGTCGTGGGCAAGTTCGTCGAATTCTTCGGCACCGGCATGAACGAAATGAGCGTCGCCGACCGTGCGACGATCGCCAACATGGCGCCCGAATATGGTGCGACCATGGGCTTCTTTCCGGTCGACGACCTGACGCTGCATTACCTGCGTCAAACCGGCCGTGACGATGCTGGCGTTCAATTGGTCGAACGTTACTGCAAAGAACAGGGCCTGTTCCGGACCGACGACGGCCCGACGTTGCAATACACCAAACGATTGTCGCTGGACCTGTCCACCGTCGAACCTTCGCTGGCCGGCCCCAAGCGTCCGCAAGACCGCATCCCGCTGAACCGAATGAAGGACGCGTTCGAAGCGTCGTTGACCGCACCGGTCGGCAAGACCGGGTTCGGCCTGGGTGGCGATGACTTGGCCCGCATTGGAAAGGTCAGTGACAACGGGCACAGCACCGAGATCAAACACGGTGCCGTCGTCATCGCTGCGATCACGTCATGCACCAACACCAGCAACCCTTCGGTGATGGTCGGTGCCGGATTGCTGGCCCAAAAGGCCGTCGAACGTGGCCTGTCCGTGCCGCACTATGTCAAGACCAGCCTGGCCCCCGGATCCCGCGTCGTCACTGAGTACTTGAACAAAGCGGGTCTGACCGAAAGCCTGAACAACCTTGGATTCAACACCGTCGGATACGGCTGCACGACCTGCATCGGCAACAGCGGTCCGCTGCCCGAACCGGTCGCAGCAGCCATCACCAGTGGCGACCTAATCGCGTCGGCCGTCCTGTCGGGCAACCGCAACTTCGAAGGCCGCGTCAATCCGTTGACCAAAGCCAACTACTTGGCCAGCCCGCCGTTGGTCGTTGCTTACGCACTGGCCGGCACCGTCGACATCGATTTGGCAACCGAGCCGATCGGAACCGACAAAGACGGTCAGCCCGTCATGCTGGCCGACATTTGGCCCACCGCCGACGAAGTCGCCGATGCGATCCGATCATCGATCGATCCGTCCATGTTCACCGAACAATATCAAGCCGCCGTCGGTGGCAACGACCTGTGGAACGCCATCGATGCGGCCGGCGGTGCGATCTATCCCTGGGATGATTCCAGCACCTATATCCAACACCCGCCGTTCTTGGATGCGGTCAAAGACGACACCGTTCCCGATGTCAGCCCCATCCATGGCGCACGTGTCTTGGCATTGCTGGCCGACAGCGTCACCACCGACCATATTTCCCCCGCCGGTGCGATCGCTTCGGACGGCCCCGCAGGAAAGTACTTGCAAGAAAAGGGTGTGGGCATTCGGGACTTCAACAGCTTCGGATCACGCCGCGGGAATGACCGTGTGATGGTCCGTGGAACGTTCGCCAACATTCGCATCCGCAATCAGTTGGCTCCCGGCACCGAAGGCGGCGTGACCCGATACCTGCCCACCGGTGAAACGATGTCGATCTACGACGCATCGATGAAGTACCAAGCCGACGGCACTCCTTTGGTCGTCTTGGCCGGCAGCGAATACGGCACGGGCAGCAGCCGTGACTGGGCCGCCAAAGGCACGATGATGCTGGGCGTCAAAGCCGTGATCGCAGCCAGTTACGAACGAATTCACCGGAGCAACCTGGTCGGCATGGGCGTGTTGCCACTGGAATTCGCCGACGGCGCGACATGGCAATCGCTGGGACTGACCGGTGAAGAATCGATCGACATTCCCGATCTGTCCAACGACCTGGAACCCCGCAGCACGATCACGGTCACCGCGACCGACGTCAACGGAAATGCCAAGTCGTTTCCTTGCGTGGTGCGGATCGATACGCCAGTTGAACTGCAGTACTATCGCAACGGTGGCATCCTGCCCACGGTGTTGCGAAACTTGACAGCCAAGTGA